The following DNA comes from Luteimonas galliterrae.
GGCTTGGCCGCCGCCGCGCGCAAGGCGTAATCGCGCGCGGCGCGGTAGTGTCCGGCGAGGGAATTCACGTAAGACAGCTGAACGAGCACGTTCGCATCGCCAGGCGCGAGCTTCAGGGCCGTTTCGTAACTGGCGATGGCACGCGGCCATTCCTGGCGGGCCGCGTGCGATTCCGCGTCGGCGAGCAGCTTTTGGATCTGGGCGGGAGGCACTGTCATCTGTCGTGATCGAAGGGTCGCAAAAGATTCCGGAGGCGCCGTCATGCGCGCAAGCGCATTCTAGACGCAGGCCTCACAGCATGCGCCCCGCGCTCAGCCTGCGCTTGAGCGGCTCCAGACGAGCGGCGTACTTTTCCCACGCATCGACGTTGCCGGCGTGTATCGGCTGCCGGACCTGCGAACTGCTGGCCGTCGACACCGGCGTCGCGTTGCGCGTGATATCGATGCTGTCGGCGGCATAGGGCACGCCGCAGAACGCCATCATGGATCGGGTCACGCCGGCCGGGTCCTTGACCAGGTCCTCGTAGCGCACCGTATGCAGGTGCTCGGGCATCGTTTCTTCCCAGTGCGACCTTAGTTTGTCGAACTCGATGTAGTGGTCGGCGAGCTCTTCCTGGTCGTAACTGTAGGGGTAGGCATCTCCGGAGAAGAGCTCCTTGAGATTGGAGAAGCACGCGTCCATCGGCTCCCGCACCAGGCAGATCATCTTGGCCTGGGGCAGCGCCTTGCGGATGAAGCCGGCGTTGAAGAAGTTCAGCGGATTCTTGTCGATCAGATAGTTTTTTCCCGCAGCCAACCGCTCGGTCCGGCGCACGTATTCCGCGCCTATCGCGGCATAGTCGGCCGCCAGCCAACGCTCCAGCGAAGCTTCGCGCAAGGGGCTGGTGAAGAAATGGTCGGCTTCCCAGCTGGCGGATTGGCCGAAATCGTTCAATTCGCCGCCGGTGGCGATCTGTTCGTAGTTGCTGAGGATGCGTTCGACCAGCGTGGTTCCGCTGCGCGGCATGCCCACGATGAACACCGGTATCCGCGTATCGGCAGCCGCGTCCGAGCCGCGCAACCAGTCGTCGTCGGTCAGCGTCTGCAATGCCGCAAGCCGCCGGGCTTCCTCGCCGCTGTCGTGCCGCAGCAGCCGGCGCATGGCGGCCGCACCTTCCTGCAGTTCCGGCCAGGCCTTGTCCGGATCGCCAGCGTCGTCGAACTCCTTGAACAGCGCATAGCAGAGGTGGATGCGTTCCAGCGAACCTTCGGCGGCGGCGCGTTTTGCCCGCGCGATCCTGTCCACGCGGCTGCCGAGGGGATTGGCTTTCTGATGATAAGCCAGCGACCAATGCGCGTAGGCGTAACCGGGAGCCAGGGCGATGCAGCGCTCGTATTCGGCGGTGGCCTCGTCCATGCGCCCGCAGTAGCGCAGCGCATTGGCGCGCGAATAGCTCAGCAGCGGATGGCCGCGCACGAAGCGTTCCGCTTCGTCGATCAAGCGCAATGAGGCGTCGTACTCGCCGATCAGCCACAGGTGCTGCGACAGGACGGCGGATTGCCCGATGACCTCGCGATCGGACCAATCCGCGTTCAGGATCAGGTCGCGGATCGTGTTGCGCTCGTCGAAGCTCAGCAGCCGCATCGTGACGAAAGGCAGATGCTTCCAGTCGCGTCTGTCGGCGACGGCTTTCGCGGCGTTGAGCGCATTCAACCGCGCGGTGCGATAGCGGTCTTCGGCCGTCGCGAACGCCGACAGCCGCAGCCAGGCAGCGGCCTGCCCGGCGTCCAGCTTGAGGATCGCTTCGTAGGCCGCTTTGGCCGCGGCCACATCGCGCGCGCCCTCGTGGCCCTTGGCCTGGGCCCAATGCTGCGCCAGTCGCTGATCCATCCATCTTCCCGGAAAGGCTAGCGGCATAGGATAACCGCCGCGGCGCCGATCCTGCTGGCGGCGCGCAGGAACCCAATAAAAAAGCGGCCGCCCGAAGGCGGCCGCTGGACATCGTAGAACCGATCGCTCGGCTTAGAAGTCGTACTGGACCATGAAGCGGACCGAGCGCGGCGTCTGCCAGTTCAACGGGGTCAGGTAGGTGCTGGCCGCACCCACGATGCTGCCCGTATCGTCTTCGCCCACTTCGTCTACGGCAGTAGGCTTGTCCGAATTGAACACGTTGAACACGTCGACCTTGAACGTGAGGCCTTCGACGTAAGCCGGGCTGTAGGCTACATTGAGGTCGACCGTATTCGTCCAGGGCGTGCGGCCTGCCGAACCGCGGTGCACGATGGTGGTGCCGTTGTCGTTGCTTCCGCCCACCGGCTCGGTGTTGCCGCAGGAGAAGTAGGACGCGCCGTAACCCGTCGGATCGTCGCCGTACACGCCGAAGCAGTTCACCGGGCGACCCGACTGCACGACCAAGTTCGCGCCCACCGACCATTCGTCGGTGATCTCATAATTGCCGAACAGTTTCAGGCTGTGGCGGCGATCGTTAGGTAGATAGCCGTACGAGCCAAGCATCAATGCCGGGTAGTCGAAGTCCTGAGTGGTGCCGGTGTCGCCCTGGCCGATGTCGGACTTCACGCCGCCTTCGCTGTTGCCCTTGCTGCGCGCATAGGTGTAGGAACCCTGCAGGAAGAACTTGTCCCAGCTACCTTCCCAGAAGAATTCGAGCGCACTGTAAGAGCGCTTCGCTTCGGGGCCGAGCTGATCGGCGGGGACCGTGACAGTTTCCAGGGTGCCGTTGCCGTCCACGTCCAGGTTCCAGACGCCGTCGCTGCCGGGGTTGTAGAGACGGCAGTAAGGGAAGGCCGGATTGCCGTAAGCGATGCTATCGGGGTCGAAGCCGTTGGCGATCGCCCAGCTCTCGATCGGCGCCGTATCGCAGGTATCGTCGATGGCACGCTCGAGTTTGCGATAAATGCCGCGAACGCCGGCCGACAAGTGGTCGGTCAACTGCATCTGGAAGCCGAGGATGAACTCGTCCTGGTACATCGGGTCCAGATTCGTCGAAGCGATGGCGCGCGGATCCTTGGCCGCCCCGCTTTCGCCGTTATGGTAGAACGGCGCGGCATCGCAGGCGTCCAACGTGCACGGCGTCAACCCTTGCGGCGCCGAACTGCCGTCGGTGGCGATGCTGTCGTAGAAGAAGTCCTGATGCACGAACAGCGAGGCGCTGGCACCGCGGATGGCTACGTTGGCCGTCAGCGGCAGCGCGTAGCGGCCCGCGTTACCGAACACCTTGAAGCTGGAATCGCCGTTGACGTCCCACGAGAAGCCCAGGCGCGGCGCGAACTGGTCGTCGATCTTGACATAGCTCTGGCCCGCCCCGTTCTTGTTCTCGAAGCTGTCCCAGCGCACGCCGCCGTACAACATGAAGTTGTCGGTGACATGCCAGCTGTCCTCCAGGTAGAACGCCTCCTGGTTTACTTCTACGGTGGCGCCCTGGCGGATGTCGTAGCGGCGCACGAAATCCTGGCCGGCGAGCTGGTAGTACTGATAGTAGTAGCCGCCCGAATAGACCGAGCCGTCGACCGTGGTGAAATCGTCGACGTCATAGCCGAAGCGGATTTGGTGGTCGCCCAGCAGCCATTCCGCATCGATGCGGTACTGGTCGCGTTCGTCGCCGGCGTCTGCGCGGATCAGCGAGCCTGCAAAATCGCAGCCGACGAGCGTACCCGTAGCCTGCTGCACCGCATCGGGACGGAAGTCGCGGACGATGGGGCAGCCGCCGACCGGATCGTTCAGGTTGCCGCTGTACTGCATGCGCGAGCCGTTGGGCAAAATCGCATAGTTGCGGCGCTTGAACTCGCCGTGACCGGCCAGTGCCGACAGGGTGAAATTATCGGACAAGTAACCGGTGTACTTCAGCGCGTAACTGTCACCGCCCTCTTCCGTCTTTAGGCTGCCGACGTAGTCCCGGCGGCTCGGATTGGCGGCATTGGGGGCCGCATCGGTGCCGAAGCCGGTGTTGTAGTACTTGGTTTCGGTCTTGCGAGTGTCGGAGAACGCGGTCAGCGCGAGCAGATGGTTGTCGGTGATGTTCCAATCCATCTTCAACAGCCAAGTGGGCGACTTCTCCTCTTCGAGCGTGTTCCTGCCGCCGCTGATGCCGTCGGTCGAACCCGGATAGGCGTCCTTCTGGGTACGGCCGTACTGCAGCAGGGCGTAACCGAACAACTTGTCCTTGACCAGCGCGCCGCTGGCCCAAACGGCAGCGGTCGCTTCCCAGCCCGTGTCCTTCGAATTGTCGGATACCAGGCGGCCATCGTTGTAGTACAGGTCGGGCGTGGGCTCGCTCAGCGACTCCGGCGTCCAAAACACGTTGCCGCCAGCCTTGAACTCGTTGGTACCGCTCTTGCTGATCATGTTGATCACGCCGCCGGTCGAACGGCCGAACTCGGCGCCGTAACCGCCGGTCTTGACCTGCTGTTCGGCGATCGCCTCGTAAGGGATCTGGGCGAAATTGAGGTTCTTGAACGTATTGGTGATGTTGAAACCGTTGAGGTAGTACTGGTTCTCGGCGACCGACGAACCGCCGAACGAAGCCAATTTCCCGAAAGCGGCGTCGCCGCGCACGGTGCCCGGCGCGAGGAGCGCGACGCTGGTGGCGTCGCGTTGCACCGGAATCTTGGCGATCTGCTCGGCGGTCAGGATGGTGGTCGACTCGACCGACGACACGTCGATCGGGTTGATCGCGGCGGAGCCGACGACGGTGACCGTATCGAGCGTCTGCGCGCCGCTCGCATTGACGAAGTCGATGTTGGATGCAGTACCTACGCTGACGCTCGCGGTGCGCGTGCTGGTAGCGCCGTCCACGCCTTTGCGGGTGATCGTGTACTGGCCGATCGGCAGCTGCGACAAGCGGTAACTACCGTCGCCCGAGACCGTGATGGTGCGCGAGAAGCCGGTATTGGTGTTTTCGATGGTGATGGTATCGCCGGCCGTGGCACGGCCGGACACGGCGCCTGCGGTATTGCTCTGCGCCTGGACGCCGCCCACGAAGCTCAGACCGAGTGCAACGGTCAGTGCGCTTCGCTTCAGGCCTTTGACAAGGTACTTAGAAGCCATTGGTGTAACCCCCGTAGGACTGTTGACCTAAAAGAACTGCAAGTGGAGTCAGGGCCGAAAAGCGGCATGACCGGCCGACTATAGGCAGTCAACAAATCCTTAACAAGGGTCGAATGGCAAAAATTTTCTTTAAAATCAGCCACATATGCCAAGCCATAAGGTCGTGGCTTGTGCTATCGGTCACCGTGCCGATAGTCATACAGACAACGATAGGTCGCGCGGTTCGGTCGCGTTTTGGGGCATTTGCGGCGGAAGGCACGCTTTTTCTATGCCGGAAGTCATATCTGAAGGTCATGACGACCTAAGCCATTTCGTCCATTTGCGTCGCAGGCTCATTTGCGACTGGATCCGAAATTTTTTTGTAGCTTGAGCGGCCGTATGCGATCGCCGGGGCCGGCCCATAAAAAACCGCTGGCCCGAAGGCCAGCGGTCAAGGTCAACATCCTCTGATTTTTTACCGCTTATCAGAAGTCGTACTGCACCATGAAGCGGACCGAACGCGGCGCCTGGAACGACGCCGGCAGGAATGCCGTTTCCAAGCGGGTGCCGGACGTACCGTCTTCGACCTGCTCATTCACCGAGGTCACCTTCTGCGAGTTCATGAGGTTGAAGATGTCAACCTTGAACTGCAGGCCTTCGACGTACGACGGGCGGTAGGCCACGTTGAGGTCGACGTTGGAGCTCCAGGACAGACGACCGCCAGTACCACGCGGGGTCGGAATGCCATCGCAACGGAAGAACGACGAACCATACGGGTGAGCTTGGACGCCCGGCTCAACCGGGTCAGTGTCGAGGACACCCAGGCAGTTCATCGGACGGCCAGACTGCACCAACAGGTTGGCGCCAACCGACCACTCGTCGCTGATTTCGTAATTGCCGAACAGCTTCAGGCTGTGGCGGCGATCGTTCGGCAGATAGCCGTAGCTGTCGACCGTCAGTTCGAGGTAGTCGAAGTCCTGGGTCACGTTGGTATCGGACTGGCCGATATCCGACTTCACGCCGCCTTCGGTGTTGCCCCTGCTCTTGGCGTAGGTGTACGAACCCTGCAGGAAGAACTTGTCCCAGTTGCCGTCGAAGAAGAACTCAAGCGCGGCGTACTTGCGCTTGGCCTTCGGCGAAAGAAGCTCGCCGGGAACCGTGGTTTCTTCCAGAACGCCGGTGTTGAAGAAATCCGTGAGGAAGACTGCGTCTTCGCCGGGATTGAACATACGGCAGTACGGGAAACCGGCGTTCGGCAACACAGCTTCCTGACCGTTGCGCAGCCAATGCCCGTCGTCATCCTGTGCGAAACCGCCCGCCCTCAGGATCGCGGTGTAATCGCAGTTGTCGTCGATCGCCGCCTTCAGCTCACGGTAGATGCCGCGGATACCGAGCGAGAAGTTGTCGTTCAACGCTTTCTGGAAGCCCAGGATGTACTCGTCCTGATACATCGGATCGAGGTTCTTCGAGGCGATGGTCAGCGGATTCTTGGCAGTACCGAATTCGCCATTGACGAAACGGAAGTTACCCCACGAGGTCAGACCGGTCGGCTCGCCCGTCACAGGGTCGAAGCCGGTGTAGTCGAACTCTTCGCGAGTGAACAGCGAGGCGCTGGCGCCACGCACGGCCACGGTGGCCGTCAACGGCAAGGCATAGCGACCGGCGTTACCGAAGACTTTGAACGTGGAATCGCCGTTCACGTCCCAGGAGAAGCCCAGACGCGGGCCGAACTGGTTTTCGATATCGACGTAAGCCTGACCCTGGCCATTGATGTTCTTGAAGCTGTCCCAACGGCCGCCGATATAGGCGACGAAGTTGTCGGTAACGTTCCAGCTGTCCTGGATGTAGTACGCGCGCTGCTCGACCTTGACGGTGGCGCCCTGGTTTACGATCTGCTCGCGGACGAAATCGGTTTCGTCGCCGTTGTTCGGGATATCGTCCGGATCGTCAGTGCGATAGCTCCACACGCGGCCGCCCTCGAACGAACCGCCATCGACCGACTCGAAATCGTCGACGTCGTAGCCGAAGCGCAGCAGGTGGTCGCCCAATTGCCATTCGGCGTCGATGCGGTACTGGTCACGGGTGTCCTCGGCGTCCTGGCGGACGATCTGGGCGCCAGTGATGTTACAGGTGCTCGCACGGGTGCCGTCGATCGCGCGGCGGTAGCCCGGTCGCAAATCCGTGATGATCGGGCAGCCGGTGGCGGGGTTGTTGATATCGCCGCCGTACGACACGTCCAAGCCGCCCGCTGTCCGCAGACGCTGGCCGCGCGAGAACTTGCTGTGGCCGGCCAGGGCGGACAGGGTGAAGTTGTCCGTCAAATAGCCGGTGTACTTCAGCACATAGTTCTCACCACCCTGCTCTGTGAAGTTGGTGCCGAGGAACGTAGTGCGGTTCAACTCGCCCACAGGATTCAGGTAAACGTCGCTGTCGGTTTCCGTCTTGTCCGAGAACGCGGTCAGCTCGAGCAGATGGTTGTCGGTGATGTTCCAGTCCATCTTCAGCAACCAGTTCGGGGTTTCCGTCTGATCGCTGGAGTTGGTGGAAGACAAGACGTTGCCGTAGATCTCATTGTCCTTGCGGCCATAGGAGATCAGGCCGTAGGCGAACAGCTTGTCTTTGATCAGCGCGCCGCTGGCCCAAACCGAAGCGACGGCCTGCCACTGCGAATCCTTGGAATTATCCTGGCGCAGCACACCGGTCGTCAGATAAGTGTTCTTGACTTCCTCGCGCAGGTCTTCCGGTTCCCAGAAGATGTTGCCGCCGGCGTGGAACTCGTTGGTGCCGCGCTTGGTGATCATGTTGACCACGCCGCCCAGCGAACGGCCGAACTCGGCGCCGTAGCCGCCGGTCTTGATCTGCTGCTCGGCGATAGCTTCGTACGGAATCTGCGCGAAGTTGAGGTTCTGGAACGTGTTGGTGATGTTGAAGCCGTTGACGTAGTACTGGTTCTCGGCCACGGAAGCACCGCCGAACGACGCCAGGTTGCCGAACGCGGCATCGCCGCGCACGGTGCCCGGGGCCAACAGCGCGACGCTGGTGGCATCGCGGGCGACCGGAATCTTGGCGATCTGTTCCGCGGTCAGGATGGTGGTCGATTCGACCGACGACACGTCGATCGGATTGATAGCACCAGTACCCACGACGGTCACGGTATCCAGCGTCTGCGCGTCGCCGGTGCCGCTGACGAAGGTGACGTTGGAAGAGGTGCCTACGCTGACATTGGTGGTGCGACTGCTGGTCGAGCCGTCGACGCCCTTGCGGGTAACGGTGTATTGGCCGATCGGCACTTGCGACAGGCGATAGTTGCCGTCGGCACCCACGGTGATGGTACGCGAGAAGCCGGTAGCCGGATTCTCGACGGTGATGGTATCGCCGGCGACAGCACGACCAGATACCACACCCGCGGTATTGGTCTGTGCTTGGACGCCGCCCACGAAGCTCAGACCGAGTGCAACGGTCAGCGCGCTTCGCTTCAAGCCTTTGGCAAGGTACTTAGAAGCCATTGTTTGTAACCCCCATGGGACAGTTGACCCTATAAGAAATGCGTTTACGTCAAGAGCCGAAAGGCGGCATGACCGGCCGACTATAGAACAGCCAACAATTCTTTAACAAGGGCCTCAGCGGGAATTTACCTAGATAACCCACCTATTCAGGCTGAAGCTTTGAATTCATTCAGGACGTGGCTCCCAAAAGCCCACCCACTTCGTAGAGGTAGAGCGCCAATTGCTGCACTGCACAACACGTTTGACATGTTCAGCCGGCATGACCAATGGGCTAGGCGCCAACAAAAGAGCCGCTGGCGGGGAGCCAGCGGCTAGGGTCTCTATCCCAACTTTGTCGACTGCTTAGAACTCGTACGCCACCGTAAGCCTGGCGGACCGGGGGGTGAGGAAGTTCTGCTCGTTTAAGAAATCAGGATCGCGTGTAGGCGCGGCGCGATTCACCTCTCCCGTTTCGTTGTATTCGGTAACCGTTTGGGAGTTGAGGAGGTTGAACACATCCAGCTGGATGGTCAGCTGACCCGGACCGAACTTGGGAGTCCAAGCCAGCGAGGCATCAAACGTCCGGCTCCAAGGAGTCCGGCCCCGATCCCCACGATGACCGAGCGTAGTAACACCTTGCTCGTTTATGCAATAGAAGCTGGAAGCCGAATAGCTGAACAACGTTCCCTCATCATTGCCCAAGTCATCGAGCGGAATGAAACCATTGCAATTGACAGGTCGACCGGATTGAATGAGGAAATTGGCACCGACGCGCCAATCATCTGAGATCTGATAGCT
Coding sequences within:
- a CDS encoding TonB-dependent receptor; protein product: MASKYLAKGLKRSALTVALGLSFVGGVQAQTNTAGVVSGRAVAGDTITVENPATGFSRTITVGADGNYRLSQVPIGQYTVTRKGVDGSTSSRTTNVSVGTSSNVTFVSGTGDAQTLDTVTVVGTGAINPIDVSSVESTTILTAEQIAKIPVARDATSVALLAPGTVRGDAAFGNLASFGGASVAENQYYVNGFNITNTFQNLNFAQIPYEAIAEQQIKTGGYGAEFGRSLGGVVNMITKRGTNEFHAGGNIFWEPEDLREEVKNTYLTTGVLRQDNSKDSQWQAVASVWASGALIKDKLFAYGLISYGRKDNEIYGNVLSSTNSSDQTETPNWLLKMDWNITDNHLLELTAFSDKTETDSDVYLNPVGELNRTTFLGTNFTEQGGENYVLKYTGYLTDNFTLSALAGHSKFSRGQRLRTAGGLDVSYGGDINNPATGCPIITDLRPGYRRAIDGTRASTCNITGAQIVRQDAEDTRDQYRIDAEWQLGDHLLRFGYDVDDFESVDGGSFEGGRVWSYRTDDPDDIPNNGDETDFVREQIVNQGATVKVEQRAYYIQDSWNVTDNFVAYIGGRWDSFKNINGQGQAYVDIENQFGPRLGFSWDVNGDSTFKVFGNAGRYALPLTATVAVRGASASLFTREEFDYTGFDPVTGEPTGLTSWGNFRFVNGEFGTAKNPLTIASKNLDPMYQDEYILGFQKALNDNFSLGIRGIYRELKAAIDDNCDYTAILRAGGFAQDDDGHWLRNGQEAVLPNAGFPYCRMFNPGEDAVFLTDFFNTGVLEETTVPGELLSPKAKRKYAALEFFFDGNWDKFFLQGSYTYAKSRGNTEGGVKSDIGQSDTNVTQDFDYLELTVDSYGYLPNDRRHSLKLFGNYEISDEWSVGANLLVQSGRPMNCLGVLDTDPVEPGVQAHPYGSSFFRCDGIPTPRGTGGRLSWSSNVDLNVAYRPSYVEGLQFKVDIFNLMNSQKVTSVNEQVEDGTSGTRLETAFLPASFQAPRSVRFMVQYDF
- a CDS encoding tetratricopeptide repeat-containing sulfotransferase family protein, which translates into the protein MDQRLAQHWAQAKGHEGARDVAAAKAAYEAILKLDAGQAAAWLRLSAFATAEDRYRTARLNALNAAKAVADRRDWKHLPFVTMRLLSFDERNTIRDLILNADWSDREVIGQSAVLSQHLWLIGEYDASLRLIDEAERFVRGHPLLSYSRANALRYCGRMDEATAEYERCIALAPGYAYAHWSLAYHQKANPLGSRVDRIARAKRAAAEGSLERIHLCYALFKEFDDAGDPDKAWPELQEGAAAMRRLLRHDSGEEARRLAALQTLTDDDWLRGSDAAADTRIPVFIVGMPRSGTTLVERILSNYEQIATGGELNDFGQSASWEADHFFTSPLREASLERWLAADYAAIGAEYVRRTERLAAGKNYLIDKNPLNFFNAGFIRKALPQAKMICLVREPMDACFSNLKELFSGDAYPYSYDQEELADHYIEFDKLRSHWEETMPEHLHTVRYEDLVKDPAGVTRSMMAFCGVPYAADSIDITRNATPVSTASSSQVRQPIHAGNVDAWEKYAARLEPLKRRLSAGRML
- a CDS encoding TonB-dependent receptor, with translation MASKYLVKGLKRSALTVALGLSFVGGVQAQSNTAGAVSGRATAGDTITIENTNTGFSRTITVSGDGSYRLSQLPIGQYTITRKGVDGATSTRTASVSVGTASNIDFVNASGAQTLDTVTVVGSAAINPIDVSSVESTTILTAEQIAKIPVQRDATSVALLAPGTVRGDAAFGKLASFGGSSVAENQYYLNGFNITNTFKNLNFAQIPYEAIAEQQVKTGGYGAEFGRSTGGVINMISKSGTNEFKAGGNVFWTPESLSEPTPDLYYNDGRLVSDNSKDTGWEATAAVWASGALVKDKLFGYALLQYGRTQKDAYPGSTDGISGGRNTLEEEKSPTWLLKMDWNITDNHLLALTAFSDTRKTETKYYNTGFGTDAAPNAANPSRRDYVGSLKTEEGGDSYALKYTGYLSDNFTLSALAGHGEFKRRNYAILPNGSRMQYSGNLNDPVGGCPIVRDFRPDAVQQATGTLVGCDFAGSLIRADAGDERDQYRIDAEWLLGDHQIRFGYDVDDFTTVDGSVYSGGYYYQYYQLAGQDFVRRYDIRQGATVEVNQEAFYLEDSWHVTDNFMLYGGVRWDSFENKNGAGQSYVKIDDQFAPRLGFSWDVNGDSSFKVFGNAGRYALPLTANVAIRGASASLFVHQDFFYDSIATDGSSAPQGLTPCTLDACDAAPFYHNGESGAAKDPRAIASTNLDPMYQDEFILGFQMQLTDHLSAGVRGIYRKLERAIDDTCDTAPIESWAIANGFDPDSIAYGNPAFPYCRLYNPGSDGVWNLDVDGNGTLETVTVPADQLGPEAKRSYSALEFFWEGSWDKFFLQGSYTYARSKGNSEGGVKSDIGQGDTGTTQDFDYPALMLGSYGYLPNDRRHSLKLFGNYEITDEWSVGANLVVQSGRPVNCFGVYGDDPTGYGASYFSCGNTEPVGGSNDNGTTIVHRGSAGRTPWTNTVDLNVAYSPAYVEGLTFKVDVFNVFNSDKPTAVDEVGEDDTGSIVGAASTYLTPLNWQTPRSVRFMVQYDF